The sequence GTCCGGCCAGCCGACCGCCGGGCTGATCCGCCGCGCCAGCCGCTCCAGGGCGGTGCCATTCTCCGCGCGGGCACCGGCGCGCAGGTGCTCGGCGCCGACCTGCCCGACTCCGTCAGCAGCTGCCTGTGCCCGCGCGGTGCGCGCTGCCCGGTACACCTGCTCCGGCCGCAGCCGGAACTGCGACGTCACGCCCTCCGTCCCACCCCGGCCCTCCGTCCCACCCCGGCCCTCCGTCCCACCCCGGCCGTCCGCCCCGCTCAAGCCATCGCCCGCTCCGAGACTGTCACCCCCGCTCGGGCCATTGCCCGCCCCCAGCGCGGCAGCCCAGAGCGCCTCCCGCTCGGCCACAGTCGACGCCGGCACGCCCAGCCGCAGCGGGATCCGCCGACTCCACTGCGGATCCCAGGTCTCGGTGCCGACCAGGACCACCGGCAGGTCCGGCCCGAGCAGATCGATCAGCCCCGGCTCGGCGAGCAGCCCGTGCACCGGACCCAGCACCAGCCCCGCCCCGGCGAGCCGCGCCTCCCGCACCAGCAGCTCCAGCACCGTCCGCAGCTGCACCGGATCCACCCTGCCCGGCTGGGCCGGATCCACCCTGCCCGGCTGCGCCGGATCGACCCCGCCCGGCAGCACCGCGTTCACCACATCCCGCCCGTGCTCGCCCAGCGCCCGCGCCGCCAACAGCCGCGCCGAGGAGGTCGCCTCCTCGCGCAGGTACACCAGAGACTCACCCGCGCGCAGCGCCCGCACCAGCGGCGACGGGTCACCCCAGGCGATCGACGGCAGCTCCTCGATCAGGTGCGCCACCTGTGGGTGTGGAGTGTCGTCGCCGAGCAGGTGAGCCACCACCCGGTCCGGCACCTGCAGGGACCGCGAGGCCAGCGGACGGTCGGTATCGGTCAGCTCCACCAACCCGGCGGCCACCAGCGGCCCGCGGGTGATCCGCGCCCGGTCCACCCCCGACGCCAGAGACAGCCCGCACAGCTCGAACGCCGCAGCGGCACCGGGCCGGCGGCGGGTGACGTCGTCGTTCAGGTAGCCCAGCAGGGCCTCGAACCGCGGGTCCAGCTCCGGCGCCAGCGCCGTGACCAGGAGGTCCAGGTCCACCTCGTCCACCCCGCAGCTCGCGCGCAGCGCCGCCAGCCGGGACCCTTCTCGCGCCACCAGCCCGAGCGAACCGGCAGCCACCACGCCGCGCGCTCCGGAGAGCAGATGGTCCACCTGCTCCTCGCTCACGTACAGACCGCGGTAGGGGTCGTCCGGCTGGGGGTCCACGGCCCGTCGCCGGGCCACCAGGTCCCGGATCCGGCTCTCGACGGCGGACAGCCGGTCGAGCAGGTCGCTCACCTTGGTCTCGGTGCGCCCACCCGGGCCCATCCCAGTCTCACCGCTGCCACTTGCCGCTCGGCCATCCCCGGTCTCCCGACCAGCCGCCGTCCTCCGGCCGACCACGCTCATGTCGACCTCGGCGCACGAGCTCGCCCGCGCGCCCGCGCCTTGCCACCTCCGGACCCCGGTGAGGCGGACTCCGCCACCCGGGCTGCGCCGTCGCCGGCAGGAGGAGGCGGCCGGTGCACAGTGCGCCGTGGATCGGTGGAACCGGTGGTGGTGGCCTCGGTGATCACCCCGAGGCCGTCGGCCGCCAGCGGTCCCACCGCG is a genomic window of Ruania zhangjianzhongii containing:
- a CDS encoding ATP-binding protein, coding for MSDLLDRLSAVESRIRDLVARRRAVDPQPDDPYRGLYVSEEQVDHLLSGARGVVAAGSLGLVAREGSRLAALRASCGVDEVDLDLLVTALAPELDPRFEALLGYLNDDVTRRRPGAAAAFELCGLSLASGVDRARITRGPLVAAGLVELTDTDRPLASRSLQVPDRVVAHLLGDDTPHPQVAHLIEELPSIAWGDPSPLVRALRAGESLVYLREEATSSARLLAARALGEHGRDVVNAVLPGGVDPAQPGRVDPAQPGRVDPVQLRTVLELLVREARLAGAGLVLGPVHGLLAEPGLIDLLGPDLPVVLVGTETWDPQWSRRIPLRLGVPASTVAEREALWAAALGAGNGPSGGDSLGAGDGLSGADGRGGTEGRGGTEGRGGTEGVTSQFRLRPEQVYRAARTARAQAAADGVGQVGAEHLRAGARAENGTALERLARRISPAVGWPDLVLPKPIITGLAEIALRARHRERVLGDWRMRPGGGRGHGVAALLAGDSGTGKTMSAEVLATDLGLDLYVVDLATVVDKYIGETEKNLEQIFTAAQGVNAVLLFDEADSIFGKRSEVKDAHDRYANIESAYLLQRLESFDGLVLLATNLRANIDDAFTRRLDVVVDFPLPDVAHRRLLWDRCLGSVLPRAEDLDLDFCARSFTLSGGAIRAAAVSAAYFAAEDGGPLQMRHLVTAVQREYRKLGRLTLAEEFGDYWPLLQA